The Pelobacter seleniigenes DSM 18267 genomic sequence TTGTAATCCTCTGGCGCACAAGTCGGTTTGGCCCGATCAATGACCTCCAGTTCGCCCGGCTCCGGGAACTCGATCCGTTCCCGCATATGCCCGACAATTTCATCATACAGGACCTGAACCGGCATCCGATATTTTTCGGCAAGATTAAACGCACGTACTGTTTCGGTGAAAATCTCCTGGCAGGACGCAGGCGCCAGCGCAATAGCCGCATGATCACCGTGCGTTCCCCAGCGGGCCTGCATGACATCCGATTGGCCCGGACCGGTCGGCATACCGGTAGAAGGACCACCGCGCATGACGTTGACGATAACGCAGGGAACCTCGGCGATACAGGCATAGCCGATAAGCTCCTGCTTTAAAGAGACACCGGGTCCTGAGGTTGCGGTCAGGGCTTTCGCACCGGTCAAAGATGCACCGATGACCGACGCTATAGCTCCGATCTCGTCTTCCATCTGAATAAAATGCCCACCGACTTTCGGCAGCTCAGTAGACAAAACTTCTGCGACTTCCGTTGAAGGTGTAATGGGGTAGCCACCGAAAAACTTACAGCCCGCATAGACTGCGCCTTGGGCACAGGCCTCATTACCCTGTAATAAAGCTATTTTTTTAGCCACGAACTGACCTCCTCTAGCAATTACAGCTTATGAACTTTAATGGCAAAATCAGGGCAACGCAGCTCACACTGATTACAAGCGATACATGCATCAGCATTAGCAACCTTGACAACAAATGCGTCCATCTCAAGCACTTTGGTGGGGCAGAATTCAACACAAATGCTGCACCCCTTACAGTACCTTTCGATGATTTCAATTTCCGCTTTCGCGCTCATCAGAATCTTTCTCCTTTTAAACATGCAATGACTAAAAAATTAAAAATCTGCCCGTCCAAAACGGCGGAATGCTATCATATACAGCTATTTTAAGCCAATTTATTTTCGCATCCAGCCGGCAAAATCAACCTGGGAATAACAGTGTTTCCACAGAGCGGCAAATCATCCAGACATTCAAATTATTAAATTTCCTCACCTAATAAGAAGGGCAGTTAAGAGACTGCCCTTCAAGTCACAATACAAATAACCTTGCCCTAGCAAGACCATCCCAAATTAAAAAGACGGAGCAACTCGGTCCGCCGATGCCCAGAGATAGAGATCCAAGCAGCGGCGGACAAAGCCCAACTGTCCCGTAAGTCATAGCAACTGATTACCGGGTACCGCAAGATCATTCATCTAACCGGTACCCCCAACATTATCCATTTTTCAAAGATTCAAACTGTCGACAAGACCTTTAACAGCAGCAACCGAATTATCCATCAATGCCTGCTCGGTCTCATCAAGTTTCAGTTCCAAAATTCTTTCCACGCCACCGGCGCCAAGAACGCAATGGACACCGACATAATAGCCGTCAACCCCGTATTCACCATTCAACTTGGCACAGGTCGGCAGAACTCGTTTTTGATCTTTAAGAACGGCCTCTGCCATAGCAATGGCAGAAGATGCCGGGCTGTAAAAAGCACTTCCGTTACCCAACAGCTTGACAACTTCACCACCGGCGCCCTTGGTTCTTTCAACCATGGCAGTCATAACCTCTTCAGCTTTCGCCTTACTGCCATATTTCTGTTCTAGCAATTCCATCACCGGAATCCCGGCGACACTGGCATAACGGACCAGTGGCACCATGGTATCACCGTGTCCGCCGAGAGTCACGGCAGAAACATCCTTCACGGAAACACCCAACTCCCAGGCGATAAAGGAGGCAAAACGAGCAGAATCGAGCACCCCAGCCTGACCGCAAACACGTTCGGGCGGGAAACCGGTCACTTTCTGACACAGGGTGACCATAGCATCCAGAGGATTGGAAATTACGATGACAAAAGCATTCGGAGCATTATCGCGAATCCCCTCAGCGACAGAGGTCATGATTTTGGAGTTGACGCCGATCAGATCATCACGACTCATTCCCGGTTTACGTGGCAATCCGGCAGTCACGATAACAACCGCGGCATCTGCGATATCTTTATAGTCATTGGTCCCGCTCAGGTTAACATCAAAACCGTCAACCGGTGAAGCCTCTGCAATATCCAGGGTTTTTCCTTGGGGCATATTTTCAACGATGTCAAATAAAACGACATCGCCAAGTTCGCGCAATGCGCAGAGTTGAGCAAGAACGCCACCGATTTGTCCACCACCGATAAGAGCAATTTTTGGTCTCGCCATTTTTTTCTCCTTCTCTTGGGAAAATAAATTTTAGGCCCGGAGCAACCTGCTCCGAGCCGACAAATTTATACCTGGTTGTTACATGCTATCTATGATTGCGTTAAATGTTGCACTCGGCCGCATAGCCTGGCTGGCTTTAACCGGATCCGGGCGGAAATACCCACCCACATCGACCGGTGACCCTTGAGCGGAGAGCAACTCCTGGTCAATTTTTGCAGAATTTTTGGTCAGTGCTTTTGCCACCGACTCAAAACGGGACTTAAGCGCGACATCGTCATTCTGTTCAGCCAGAGCCTGAGCCCAGTACAAAGCAAGATAAAAACTGCTCCCACGGTTATCGATTTCGTTAACCTTACGGGAAGGCAGTTTCTGGTTCTCCAGATATTTACCGATCCCCTGATCAAGCGTCTTGGCCAAAACAGCAGCTTTGGAATTACCGGTGTTCGTGGCAATCATCTCAAAGGAAGGAACCAGAGCGCAATATTCGCCCAGCGAATCCCAGCGCAGGTGGCCCTCTTTAAGAAACTGCTGAACATGCTTGGGAGCAGATCCACCGGCGCCGGTTTCAAACAATCCACCACCCGCCAACAATGGTACGATTGAGAGCATCCGGGCACTTGTCCCTAACTCTAGAATCGGGAACAGGTCGGTAAGATAGTCCCGCAATACGTTACCGGTCGCGGCAATGGTGTTCTCCCCTTTACGAACTCTTTGTAAAGAGAACTTCATGGCCTCAACCGGCGGCAGGATCTGGATATCCAGGCCTTCAGGAGAAAACTCGGGCAGGTATTTATTGACTTTTTTAATAATTTCAGCATCGTGGCCGCGATTTTCATCAAGCCAGAAAACCACGGGCTCACCGGAAGCCTTGGCCCGGTTGACAGCCAGCTTGACCCAATCCTTGATCGGAATATCTTTGGCTTGGCAAGCACGATAGATATCCCCTTTTTCGACCTTTTGTTCAAGCAAGGTCACACCTGCGGAATTGACAATCCGGATAACCCCATCGGCCTTGGCTTCAAAAGTCTTGTCATGAGAGCCGTATTCCTCGGCCTTTTGTGCCATCAAGCCGACATTGGCAACACTACCCATGGTCGAGGGATCAAACTGCCCGTTGCGTTTGGCATCCTCGATGATTTCCCGATACATGGTTGCATAGCAACGATCCGGAACCATGGCAATGGTATCCTGAAGCTCATCCTGAAGATTCCACATTTTACCACCGTCGCGCACCACATTCGGCATGGAGGCATCAACGATGACATCATTAGGAACATGTAGATTGGTAATATTATTACGTGAATCGACCATGGCAAGAGCAGCCTGCTCAGCATAACAGGCATTGATATCGGCTTCGATTTCGGCTTTTTTTGCGGCAGGAAGTTTGTCCAGTTTGGCAAGGATGTCGCCAAGTCCATAATTAGGATTAGCGCCTATTTCCTTGAGTGTTGAGGCGTGTTTTTCAAGGGCATCCTTGAAATAAACCGACACACAATGCCCGAACATGATCGGATCGGAAACCTTCATCATAGTCGCTTTGAGGTGCAACGACAGCAAGACTCCCTTTTCTTTTGCCTCAGCGGCCGTCTCAGCGTAAAATTTTCGCAATGCGGCTACATTCATGACCGAACAGTCAAGGACCTCCCCTGCCAGCAGGTCGAGTTTATCTTTAAGAACCTCTACCCCTTCAGACCCGACGAATTCAATTCTGACAGTATCGGCCTTATCCATGGTGACGGATTTTTCTGAAGCATAGAAATCACCCTCCTCCATGTGCGCGACGCGGCACTGAGAAACCTCGGGCCAAGCCTTCATCATTTTGTGTGGGTTTTTCTGTGCGAACGCCTTAACGGAAGCAGCAGCCCGGCGATCGGAGTTCCCCTCCCGCAGCACCGGATTGACAGCGGAACCGAGAACCTTCGCAAAACGGGTCTGCAAAGCTTTCTCTTCAGCGGTTGTGGCCTCTTCGGGATAATTGGGGATGTCGTAACCTTTGCTTTGCAATTCCTTGATAGCAGCTTGCAACTGGGGAATGGAGGCACTGATATTCGGCAGCTTAATGACATTCGCCTCCGGCTTCTTCACCAACTCACCAAGTTCAGCAAGGTTATCCGCGATTTTTTGTTCAGGGGTCAGTTTGTCGGGGAAATTGGCAATGATTCTGCCAGCGAGAGAGATATCTTTGGTTTCAACTTCAATATCAGCGTCTTTGGTAAAAGCTTTAACAACGGGAAGAAACGCATAGGTAGCTAACGCAGGAGCTTCATCAATTTCTGACCAAATAATCTTAGATGCCATCTTCTTTTCTTCTCCTTAAGGGATAAACTTTCTCCATGAAATTTAAATCAAGCCGTTTTCTCTTCGGTTATGAAAACAAAAGGCAGCGGAAAGAACCACCCTTTCCGCAAAACAAAAACCATGTTCTACAAAAAATCGCAGGTCTACATTTCCTGTATACAGTATACAAACCCCCAGGGACTGTCAAGAATCTTTGCATCCTGAGATAAAAAATCCCAGAAAGGGGGGCCAAACCTTAAGTATTTATTTTAGTGATATTTTTTTTGAAAATAACCAAAGAAATATCTACCCGGAAAAGCCTTTAATTTGAAAAAACTTTTATTTCAAAAATGAAGCATACTTTCAAAAAGGGGCAGAAATCCGGCTAGATCAGAATAAATTTAGAGCCCGTGCCTCCTGTCGAGCAGCGTCGATTTCTTCTTTTGTTTTATCCCGTGGAATCGTTAGGTCCTGGCCAACAAAAATTTCCTTGGGATCTTTAATTTGGTCACGATTTGCTTTGTAAATCAATGGCCAGAGCAATGGGTCATCATAAACCTCGGGTTTGGCAGCAATCGTTGCCAAGGTCTCACCAACTTGCACTTCCACTTCATCCAACAGCTCAGGCTTTTCCGGAACTGGTTCAGGCTCTTTTTTCTTCTCAACGATCGCGGTCTTGAGCTTTTCTTTACGTGCTTCGGCCTCTTTGCGTTTGCGCTCTTCAATTTCCTGCTGTTTTTTAAGAGCTAGTTCCTGCGCTATGCGCCGTTGCCGCTCTTCTTCAAGCTGCCGTTCACGCTCAATCTGTTCAAGACGTTTCTGTTCGGCAATCCGCGTCTGTTCTTGGGTTAATTTTTTTTTGATGTCAATAGTCAAGCTCAACGCTTCTGCAGAATAGCGCTGAGCCAAATCCAGCGTTCTTTGCGCTCGTCGATAATCCTTGTCTTTCAGTTGCTGTTCAGCCGCCTGCAGAGCACTGCTGGCCAGTTGATACTCTCCAGGCGCATACTCAGCTGCACCTGAAGCATAGGCATGGGCAACAATGCTCCTGACATCTTCAAGCCTGTCAAGCGGAGGTCTTGCACAACCTCCGATGACAAGCATGATCAACATAAATATCGGCAACAGAGGTTTTAACATCTGCATGTCATCTCTGTCCTGGCATCCGAGCTTTAGGATTCATCCGTTCTGCTTGGTACGCAGGCGAATCCCCAATTCGCGAAGCTGTTTCTCCGCAACCTCATTGGGCGCATCTGATAACAGACAGGTTGCCTTCTGGGTTTTGGGAAACGCGATAACATCGCGAATAGAATCGGCGCCGGTCAGGATCATCATCAGCCGATCCAGACCAAAGGCGATCCCGCCATGCGGTGGAGCTCCAAAGCTCAAGGCATCCAGCAGGAACCCGAATTTTTCCCGGGCCTCTTCTTCACCGATCCCCAGCAGGTCAAACATTCTCGACTGCACTGCCTGATCATGGATCCTGACACTCCCCCCGCCAACTTCCGACCCGTTAAGGACCAGATCATAAGCTTGCGCACGGGCTTTGCCCGGATCGCTGTCAAGCAGCGGGATATCCTCTTCAAGCGGCGCAGTAAAAGGATGGTGAACGGCAACATGACGTTGCTCTTCAGCATCCCATTCAAGAAGCGGAAAATCGGTTATCCAGACAAATTTATAATCTTCCTTGCTGGCCAGGCCGAGTTTCTGCCCCAGATGTCCACGCAACCGGCCAAGGGCCTCGTTGGCAATTGCTGGAGTATCGGCCATGAACAACAACAGGTCACCGACTTCGGCTTCCAGCGCAGCGTTCAAAGAGGCAAGCTCTTCGACGGTAAAAAATTTAGCAATCGGTGACTGCCAGCCATCCTCGGTCACTTTGACCCAGGCCAAGCCTTTAGCGCCATAGATCTTAGCGAAATCGGTCAGGTCATCGAGTTCTTTCCGGGAGAATCGTGCACACCCTTTGGCATTAAGCGCTTTAACCAGCCCCTGGTTGGCGGCGACATCGGCAAAAACCTTAAACTGTGAACCGGCAACCTGTGCCGTGATATCCACCAATTCGAGCCCGAAGCGCAAATCCGGGTTATCGACTCCGAAACGGTGCAGTGCTTCAGCATAAGACAACCGTGCGATCGGCAGGCTGACCTTGACGCCAATAGCGGCTTGGAAAATTTCAGACACCATGCCTTCCATGACAGTCATCACATCGTCGCGCTTGACAAAGCTCATCTCGCAATCAATCTGAGTAAATTCAGGCTGGCGGTCCGCCCGAAGATCTTCGTCGCGAAAACATTTGACGATCTGAAAATAACGGTCAAAACCCGCCACCATCAACAGCTGCTTAAACAGCTGAGGAGACTGGGGCAGAGCGTAAAATTTTCCAAGATTGACTCGACTCGGCACCAGATAATCACGAGCTCCTTCAGGAGTACTCTTGGTCAGAACCGGCGTTTCAATTTCGAGGAAACCTTGACCGTCAAGATAATTGCGAACGGTTTTGGCAACCAGGTGGCGCATCATCAGGTTGTTCTGCAACGCTGGTCGGCGCAAATCCAAAAAGCGATATTTCAAACGAATAATCTCTGCAACATCAGTATATTCGTCGAGCATAAAAGGCGGGGTCTCAGAACGATTGAGAATTAACAGTTCGGTAATCTCAATTTCGACCTCTCCAGTTTTCATCTTGGGGTTGACCGTGCCTTCCGGCCGCGGTGAAACTTTCCCACGAGCGGCAATGACAAACTCGTTACGAACCTGCTCGGCTTTTTCATGGGAAGCGGAGTCCCGATCAGGGTCGAGGGCAAGCTGAACTATGCCCGTCCGATCACGCAGATCAATGAAGATCAAACCGCCATGATCGCGACGCCGTTGCACCCATCCCATGACACAAACATCCTGGCCGACATGTTCAGCCGTCAGTTCACCACAACGATGAGATCTTTTCCAGTCACCAAGTTTATCGTTCAAAATGTTCCTCCGAACCTAAGTATATGTGCTTTTTTAAAGCACGCTAAAAAATTATATGAACCGCTATCGACAGTGGTCAAGAATGAAGTCTGTAACTAGCTGTTTTTTTCCACCAACAGGTCGACCAGCCCGGCTAAGGAGACCGGAGTCTGTGTCCCAT encodes the following:
- a CDS encoding 2-oxoacid:acceptor oxidoreductase subunit alpha codes for the protein MAKKIALLQGNEACAQGAVYAGCKFFGGYPITPSTEVAEVLSTELPKVGGHFIQMEDEIGAIASVIGASLTGAKALTATSGPGVSLKQELIGYACIAEVPCVIVNVMRGGPSTGMPTGPGQSDVMQARWGTHGDHAAIALAPASCQEIFTETVRAFNLAEKYRMPVQVLYDEIVGHMRERIEFPEPGELEVIDRAKPTCAPEDYKPFDASETDVPPLAAFGSEYRFHVTGLNKAADGFPTTKADLVDAEERRQLSKVEKPEARADIESNEEYLCADAEVLILAYGSTARSARYAVNEMRAAGIKAGLFRPITLWPFPEKRVAELGKQVKAIVVPEMNLGQMILEVERIVKNDCKLAGVNRVDGDPLTPAQIIAQVKEVL
- a CDS encoding 4Fe-4S binding protein, which codes for MSAKAEIEIIERYCKGCSICVEFCPTKVLEMDAFVVKVANADACIACNQCELRCPDFAIKVHKL
- the mdh gene encoding malate dehydrogenase, which codes for MARPKIALIGGGQIGGVLAQLCALRELGDVVLFDIVENMPQGKTLDIAEASPVDGFDVNLSGTNDYKDIADAAVVIVTAGLPRKPGMSRDDLIGVNSKIMTSVAEGIRDNAPNAFVIVISNPLDAMVTLCQKVTGFPPERVCGQAGVLDSARFASFIAWELGVSVKDVSAVTLGGHGDTMVPLVRYASVAGIPVMELLEQKYGSKAKAEEVMTAMVERTKGAGGEVVKLLGNGSAFYSPASSAIAMAEAVLKDQKRVLPTCAKLNGEYGVDGYYVGVHCVLGAGGVERILELKLDETEQALMDNSVAAVKGLVDSLNL
- a CDS encoding NADP-dependent isocitrate dehydrogenase, producing MASKIIWSEIDEAPALATYAFLPVVKAFTKDADIEVETKDISLAGRIIANFPDKLTPEQKIADNLAELGELVKKPEANVIKLPNISASIPQLQAAIKELQSKGYDIPNYPEEATTAEEKALQTRFAKVLGSAVNPVLREGNSDRRAAASVKAFAQKNPHKMMKAWPEVSQCRVAHMEEGDFYASEKSVTMDKADTVRIEFVGSEGVEVLKDKLDLLAGEVLDCSVMNVAALRKFYAETAAEAKEKGVLLSLHLKATMMKVSDPIMFGHCVSVYFKDALEKHASTLKEIGANPNYGLGDILAKLDKLPAAKKAEIEADINACYAEQAALAMVDSRNNITNLHVPNDVIVDASMPNVVRDGGKMWNLQDELQDTIAMVPDRCYATMYREIIEDAKRNGQFDPSTMGSVANVGLMAQKAEEYGSHDKTFEAKADGVIRIVNSAGVTLLEQKVEKGDIYRACQAKDIPIKDWVKLAVNRAKASGEPVVFWLDENRGHDAEIIKKVNKYLPEFSPEGLDIQILPPVEAMKFSLQRVRKGENTIAATGNVLRDYLTDLFPILELGTSARMLSIVPLLAGGGLFETGAGGSAPKHVQQFLKEGHLRWDSLGEYCALVPSFEMIATNTGNSKAAVLAKTLDQGIGKYLENQKLPSRKVNEIDNRGSSFYLALYWAQALAEQNDDVALKSRFESVAKALTKNSAKIDQELLSAQGSPVDVGGYFRPDPVKASQAMRPSATFNAIIDSM
- a CDS encoding DUF4398 domain-containing protein — its product is MQMLKPLLPIFMLIMLVIGGCARPPLDRLEDVRSIVAHAYASGAAEYAPGEYQLASSALQAAEQQLKDKDYRRAQRTLDLAQRYSAEALSLTIDIKKKLTQEQTRIAEQKRLEQIERERQLEEERQRRIAQELALKKQQEIEERKRKEAEARKEKLKTAIVEKKKEPEPVPEKPELLDEVEVQVGETLATIAAKPEVYDDPLLWPLIYKANRDQIKDPKEIFVGQDLTIPRDKTKEEIDAARQEARALNLF
- the aspS gene encoding aspartate--tRNA ligase; its protein translation is MNDKLGDWKRSHRCGELTAEHVGQDVCVMGWVQRRRDHGGLIFIDLRDRTGIVQLALDPDRDSASHEKAEQVRNEFVIAARGKVSPRPEGTVNPKMKTGEVEIEITELLILNRSETPPFMLDEYTDVAEIIRLKYRFLDLRRPALQNNLMMRHLVAKTVRNYLDGQGFLEIETPVLTKSTPEGARDYLVPSRVNLGKFYALPQSPQLFKQLLMVAGFDRYFQIVKCFRDEDLRADRQPEFTQIDCEMSFVKRDDVMTVMEGMVSEIFQAAIGVKVSLPIARLSYAEALHRFGVDNPDLRFGLELVDITAQVAGSQFKVFADVAANQGLVKALNAKGCARFSRKELDDLTDFAKIYGAKGLAWVKVTEDGWQSPIAKFFTVEELASLNAALEAEVGDLLLFMADTPAIANEALGRLRGHLGQKLGLASKEDYKFVWITDFPLLEWDAEEQRHVAVHHPFTAPLEEDIPLLDSDPGKARAQAYDLVLNGSEVGGGSVRIHDQAVQSRMFDLLGIGEEEAREKFGFLLDALSFGAPPHGGIAFGLDRLMMILTGADSIRDVIAFPKTQKATCLLSDAPNEVAEKQLRELGIRLRTKQNG